In Papaver somniferum cultivar HN1 chromosome 1, ASM357369v1, whole genome shotgun sequence, a genomic segment contains:
- the LOC113274308 gene encoding acanthoscurrin-1-like — translation MVNLGYMMLLVLVFAVYVTCARNVPVDSSSEVVHHHKATTKSTALGVNDQKNFVKYGGIGGYAGIGGALGGVGAAGGVGGVGGVGGIGGIGGAGLGGATGLGGLGGGSGLGGGSGLGGLGGGSGLGGGSGLGGLGGGSGLGGGSGLGGLGGLGGGSGLGGLGSGSGLGGLGSGSGLGGLGGLVGGSGLGGLGGAEGGAGAGGGAGCADASGLHPLP, via the coding sequence ATGGTCAACTTAGGATATATGATGCTGCTAGTACTAGTGTTTGCTGTTTACGTTACTTGTGCACGTAATGTCCCTGTAGATTCATCATCAGAAGTTGTTCATCATCACAAAGCTACAACAAAGTCAACTGCACTAGGTGTGAATGATCAAAAGAACTTTGTCAAATACGGTGGTATTGGTGGCTATGCAGGTATTGGGGGTGCTCTAGGGGGTGTTGGCGCAGCTGGTGGAGTAGGTGGCGTTGGGGGTGTTGGTGGTATCGGGGGTATTGGTGGTGCAGGCTTAGGTGGTGCAACTGGACTTGGTGGCTTGGGTGGTGGTAGTGGTCTCGGTGGTGGCAGTGGACTTGGTGGTTTGGGTGGTGGTAGTGGTCTCGGCGGTGGCAGTGGACTTGGTGGTTTGGGTGGTGGTAGTGGTCTCGGCggtggcagtggtcttggtgggcTAGGCGGTTTGGGAGGTGGAAGTGGTCTTGGTGGTTTAGGTAGCGGAAGTGGTCTTGGTGGACTTGGTAGCGGAAGTGGTCTTGGTGGACTTGGTGGTTTAGTTGGTGGAAGTGGTCTTGGTGGTTTGGGTGGTGCTGAAGGTGGTGcaggtgctggtggtggtgcaGGATGTGCAGATGCTAGTGGTCTCCATCCTCTACCATAA
- the LOC113274318 gene encoding ATP-dependent DNA helicase PIF4-like, translated as MFVSILLICEVSNPLELWNKQWRLLSDDIVWRQIRILEDNDLQLSEEEIKNLTLYEIERILDRDNKSLKHFKLPSPNLEFRANLENRLIRDEMSYVFTSLANESSNMYNFLNLQQKEIFDIVVNAVQTESGGIFFVYGSGGTGKTFLWTAILVKLRSQKRIVLAVASSGIASLLLPGGRTTHSRFKIPLTPDETSSCNIAKNKDLGKLIQREELIIWDEAPMMHRNALEVVDKTLKFLMDDSDKIFGGKTVLLGGDFRKVLPVIRGGTREDIVSASINRSRLWSHCRVFKLTINMCIRNKDANTVELQKIK; from the coding sequence ATGTTTGTGTCAATACTACTAATATGTGAGGTATCTAATCCTTTAGAATTGTGGAACAAACAATGGAGGTTGCTTTCAGATGATATTGTATGGCGGCAAATTCGAATATTGGAGGACAATGACCTGCAACTTTCAGAGGAGGAGATAAAGAATCTGACATTATATGAAATTGAGAGAATACTGGATCGAGATAATAAGTCACTCAAACACTTCAAACTACCATCACCTAACCTAGAATTTCGAGCCAATTTGGAAAATAGATTGATCAGAGATGAGATGAGTTACGTTTTCACTTCACTTGCTAACGAGTCATCAAACATGTACAATTTTTTGAATCTACAACAGAAAGAGATTTTTGATATAGTGGTAAATGCAGTTCAAACGGAAAGTGGTGGAATATTTTTCGTATATGGCAGTGGTGGAACTGGAAAGACATTTTTGTGGACAGCCATATTGGTGAAACTCCGGTCACAAAAGAGAATTGTATTGGCAGTTGCTTCATCTGGAATCGCGTCATTACTATTACCGGGAGGCAGAACAACGCATTCACGGTTTAAAATTCCCCTTACACCAGATGAAACTTCAAGTTGTAATATAGCTAAAAATAAGGATTTGGGAAAATTAATCCAAAGGGAAGAATTAATCATATGGGATGAAGCACCAATGATGCACAGAAACGCACTAGAAGTTGTTGACAAGACATTGAAGTTCTTAATGGATGATTCAGATAAAATATTTGGAGGGAAAACTGTATTACTTGGTGGAGATTTTAGAAAGGTTTTACCCGTAATTCGTGGAGGAACAAGAGAAGATATCGTCAGTGCTTCAATAAACAGGTCGCGACTGTGGAGTCATTGCCGAGTGTTCAAATTAACAATCAATATGTGTATAAGGAACAAAGATGCTAATACAGTTGAGCTTCAAAAGATAAAATAA